Proteins from one Megalopta genalis isolate 19385.01 chromosome 1, iyMegGena1_principal, whole genome shotgun sequence genomic window:
- the RpL28 gene encoding ribosomal protein L28, with translation MSSHLNWMIIRNNNAFLLKKRNINKPFSTEPNNLTNLSSYRYSGLIHKKSVGVVDTPDKKGFTIVYKKVRAANKPAKSTVKCTMKAGARRSLYKLKRLLVKNKYRVDLTKVALRRASAVLRSQKPLPAKKTRTTKKAD, from the exons ATGTCGTCGCATTTAAATTGGATGATCATCCGCAATAACAATGCCTTTCTTCTTAAGAAGCGCAACATCAATAAGCCATTCTCCACG GAGCCCAATAACTTGACCAACCTTAGCAGCTATCGTTATTCTGGTCTAATTCACAAAAAGAGTGTTGGTGTAGTCGATACTCCCGACAAAAAGGGATTCACAATTGTCTACAAGAAGGTACGAGCAGCCAATAAGCCGGCAAAATCTACTGTTAAATGTACAATGAAGGCTGGAGCTCGTCGTTCTTTGTATAAACTAAAGAGGTTGCTCGTAAAAAACAAATACCGTGTAGATTTAACGAAG gTTGCATTGCGTCGTGCTAGTGCTGTGTTGAGATCGCAAAAGCCTTTACCTGCGAAGAAGACCCGTACAACCAAGAAGGCGGATTAA
- the LOC117222385 gene encoding uncharacterized protein LOC117222385 isoform X1, with the protein MNINRTVATVRCEPSANQHKVDLSLISTVSCCVSSICKTLERQNCIIHNCTYIHKLEYVYTNFQRCPEMKDTYQKTRKVIMAKNSLSEQFSLRWNNFSSNLTSGFLTHLTENDLVDVTLAVEGQLLQAHKLVLSVCSPYFKNIFKENPCQHPVIILKDIKYTEIESLLKFMYQGEINIKQEDLSTFLKVAQTLQIRGLATDDASTTKLFSNCDNQQSTDSDTQNVAQTYLSTVRKTSKDVEMMDRRKRSRDITKRSAKKKRQDTLALSESTRDLSNEEADGDDQEVLLLMEKDMDESKEGISIAEDNNKTENLFEQSNAQTSSGNPAQQADEPVIYRLSARGRPQLVHEGYVYNLTSRSEGLNRSHYRCAEQHRGCKGKCAVIAERFMPTGVHNHNHPPGYQSEHDYRKKKGLDVDAS; encoded by the exons ATGAACATAAACAGAACTGTTGCAACTGTGAGGTGTGAGCCGTCAGCTAATCAGCACAAAGTTGATCTTTCTCTGATCTCTACAGTGTCATGTTGTGTCTCTTCGATTTGCAAGACATTAGAGAGGCAAAACTGTATAATTCACAATTGTACATACATTCATAAATTGGAATATGTATATACAAATTTTCAAAGATGCCCAGAAATGAAAGATACCTATCAGAAGACGAGAAAG GTAATCATGGCAAAAAATTCATTGTCAGAACAATTCTCCTTGAGATGGAACAATTTTTCTAGCAACTTGACATCTGGCTTTTTGACTCATCTTACTGAAAATGATTTAGTTGATGTCACCTTGGCTGTGGAGGGTCAGCTGTTGCAGGCACATAAACTTGTCTTGTCAGTGTGTAGTCCGtactttaaaaatatatttaag GAAAACCCTTGTCAACATCCAGTAATTATATTGAAAGACATAAAATACACCGAAATTGAATCATTGTTAAAGTTCATGTACCAAGGTGAAATAAACATAAAGCAGGAAGATTTGTCCACATTTTTAAAAGTGGCACAGACACTGCAAATTAGGGGACTTGCAACAGATGATGCAAGTACCACGAAATTATTTTCTAACTGCGACAATCAACAAAGCACTGATTCAGACACACAAAATGTTGCTCAAACGTATTTAAGTACTGTAAGAAAAACTTCTAAAGATGTAGAGATGATGGATAGAAGAAAGAGATCTCGTGATATCACAAAAAGGAGTGCCAAAAAGAAAAGACAAGATACTTTAGCTCTTTCAGAAAGTACTCGTGATTTGTCAAATGAGGAGGCAGATGGTGATGACCAGGAAGTTTTACTATTAATGGAAAAAGATATGGATGAATCCAAGGAAGGTATTTCTATTGCAGAGGATAATAATAAGACAGAGAACTTGTTTGAACAGAGTAATGCACAAACTTCAAGTGGGAATCCTGCACAACAAG cTGATGAACCAGTAATTTACAGGCTGTCTGCGCGGGGTCGACCGCAATTAGTGCACGAGGGCTACGTCTATAATTTAACATCTCGTTCAGAAGGTTTAAATAGATCTCATTATCGTTGCGCGGAACAGCATCGCGGATGTAAAGGTAAATGTGCGGTGATTGCGGAACGGTTTATGCCAACAGGTGTACATAATCATAATCATCCACCTGGATATCAATCGGAACACGACTACAGAAAAAAGAAAGGCTTGGACGTAGATGCATCTTAA
- the kud gene encoding oligosaccharyltransferase subunit 5 kud, translated as MEEVDSLTRYVSPINPAIFPVLAVVLLGIGIFFTAWFFVYEVTSTKFTRDMIKELLISLVAALFSGFGVLFLLLWVGIYV; from the exons ATG GAGGAAGTCGATTCTCTGACAAGATATGTCTCTCCCATAAATCCTGCGATTTTCCCAGTTCTAGCAGTGGTTTTATTAGGAATTGGAATATTTTTCACAGCATGGTTCTTTGTGTATGAAGTCACCAGCACAAAATTCACTAGGGATATGATTAAAGAATTATTAATTTCTCTAGTGGCAGCATTATTTTCTGGGTTCGGTGTATTATTCTTACTTCTTTGGGTCGGCATTTACGTATAG
- the LOC117222385 gene encoding uncharacterized protein LOC117222385 isoform X3 → MVIMAKNSLSEQFSLRWNNFSSNLTSGFLTHLTENDLVDVTLAVEGQLLQAHKLVLSVCSPYFKNIFKENPCQHPVIILKDIKYTEIESLLKFMYQGEINIKQEDLSTFLKVAQTLQIRGLATDDASTTKLFSNCDNQQSTDSDTQNVAQTYLSTVRKTSKDVEMMDRRKRSRDITKRSAKKKRQDTLALSESTRDLSNEEADGDDQEVLLLMEKDMDESKEGISIAEDNNKTENLFEQSNAQTSSGNPAQQADEPVIYRLSARGRPQLVHEGYVYNLTSRSEGLNRSHYRCAEQHRGCKGKCAVIAERFMPTGVHNHNHPPGYQSEHDYRKKKGLDVDAS, encoded by the exons ATG GTAATCATGGCAAAAAATTCATTGTCAGAACAATTCTCCTTGAGATGGAACAATTTTTCTAGCAACTTGACATCTGGCTTTTTGACTCATCTTACTGAAAATGATTTAGTTGATGTCACCTTGGCTGTGGAGGGTCAGCTGTTGCAGGCACATAAACTTGTCTTGTCAGTGTGTAGTCCGtactttaaaaatatatttaag GAAAACCCTTGTCAACATCCAGTAATTATATTGAAAGACATAAAATACACCGAAATTGAATCATTGTTAAAGTTCATGTACCAAGGTGAAATAAACATAAAGCAGGAAGATTTGTCCACATTTTTAAAAGTGGCACAGACACTGCAAATTAGGGGACTTGCAACAGATGATGCAAGTACCACGAAATTATTTTCTAACTGCGACAATCAACAAAGCACTGATTCAGACACACAAAATGTTGCTCAAACGTATTTAAGTACTGTAAGAAAAACTTCTAAAGATGTAGAGATGATGGATAGAAGAAAGAGATCTCGTGATATCACAAAAAGGAGTGCCAAAAAGAAAAGACAAGATACTTTAGCTCTTTCAGAAAGTACTCGTGATTTGTCAAATGAGGAGGCAGATGGTGATGACCAGGAAGTTTTACTATTAATGGAAAAAGATATGGATGAATCCAAGGAAGGTATTTCTATTGCAGAGGATAATAATAAGACAGAGAACTTGTTTGAACAGAGTAATGCACAAACTTCAAGTGGGAATCCTGCACAACAAG cTGATGAACCAGTAATTTACAGGCTGTCTGCGCGGGGTCGACCGCAATTAGTGCACGAGGGCTACGTCTATAATTTAACATCTCGTTCAGAAGGTTTAAATAGATCTCATTATCGTTGCGCGGAACAGCATCGCGGATGTAAAGGTAAATGTGCGGTGATTGCGGAACGGTTTATGCCAACAGGTGTACATAATCATAATCATCCACCTGGATATCAATCGGAACACGACTACAGAAAAAAGAAAGGCTTGGACGTAGATGCATCTTAA
- the TSG101 gene encoding tumor susceptibility gene 101: protein MVKMTPLDEGKIRQGLTKYQNPDITKKHVTKVLQLYKGLQYTVEPFVFNDGSRKELFNLQGTIPVSYKGTCYNIPVCIWLMDTHPNNAPMCYVKPTADMTIRVSEFVDHNGKIYLPYLHDWLPHSSDLLSLIQIMIVTFGEKPPVYTKVKQETQSSSTPYPVQPFMPMPGTGGHVPGSNFPYLPKSQYAGGNNVYPPYMPTSSSGFPYPGYGSYAGTASNYPSQSYGSYPYPPITQPSAVVPESVGGSGTITEEHIRASLLSAVEDKLRRRLKEQFSQLLAELETLRRTQLELSAGSSHLTDLFDKLKKEQAELEKNITILQDKEAELEKEIAKLSDNQSIDVDEAVTTIAPLYKQMLNAFAEEAATEDAIYYLGEGLRCSILDLDAFLKQVRQLSRRQFMLRALMQRCRQKAGLAG, encoded by the exons ATGGTGAAAATGACACCGTTGGATGAGGGGAAGATAAGACAAGGTTTAACAAAG TATCAAAATCCAGATATCACCAAAAAGCATGTCACCAAGGTTCTGCAGCTTTATAAAGGCTTACAGTACACAGTTGAGCCATTCG TTTTCAATGATGGATCTCGTAAAGAATTATTTAATTTGCAAGGAACAATACCTGTCTCTTATAAAG gTACTTGCTACAACATCCCCGTATGCATATGGCTTATGGATACACATCCAAACAATGCACCCATGTGCTACGTTAAACCAACAGCTGATATGACTATTAGGGTCAGTGAATTTGTTGATCATAATGGGAAAATTTATTTACCTTATCTTCATGATTGGTTGCCA CACTCATCTGATTTGTTGAGCctaattcaaataatgattGTAACTTTTGGAGAGAAACCACCTGTATATACTAAAGTGAAACAAGAGACTCAGTCAAGTTCTACTCCATATCCTGTACAAC CTTTCATGCCCATGCCTGGAACGGGTGGTCATGTACCTGGGTCTAATTTTCCATACCTACCAAAGTCTCAGTACGCAGGAGGAAATAACGTATATCCCCCATACATGCCTACCTCATCCTCTGGATTCCCATATCCAGGTTATGGTTCGTATGCTGGAACTGCTTCAAATTATCCATCACAGAGCTACGGTTCTTATCCATACCCTCCAATAACTCAGCCT TCTGCTGTAGTACCTGAGTCTGTGGGTGGATCAGGTACAATAACAGAGGAACACATCAGAGCATCCTTATTGTCAGCTGTAGAAGATAAACTAAGACGGAGACTAAAGGAACAATTTTCGCAATTGTTGGCCGAGTTAGAAACATTACGTCGAACGCAACTAGAACTCTCTGCCGGATCTAGCCATCTGACCGATTTATTTGACAAGTTGAAGAAAGAACAGGCCGAGCTCGAGAAAAATATAACTATACTTCAAGACAAAGAAGCAGAATTGGAGAAGGAAATCGCTAAACTATCTGATAATCAATCGATAGATGTTGATGAAGCTGTTACTACAATTGCACCGCTTTACAAACA GATGTTGAACGCGTTCGCAGAAGAGGCTGCTACGGAAGATGCAATATATTATCTGGGCGAGGGTTTGCGTTGCAGTATTTTAGATTTGGATGCGTTTTTAAAGCAAGTCAGACAACTCTCGCGCAGACAATTCATGCTCAGAGCACTCATGCAACGCTGCCGCCAAAAAGCAGGACTGGCTggttaa
- the LOC117222385 gene encoding uncharacterized protein LOC117222385 isoform X4, whose protein sequence is MAKNSLSEQFSLRWNNFSSNLTSGFLTHLTENDLVDVTLAVEGQLLQAHKLVLSVCSPYFKNIFKENPCQHPVIILKDIKYTEIESLLKFMYQGEINIKQEDLSTFLKVAQTLQIRGLATDDASTTKLFSNCDNQQSTDSDTQNVAQTYLSTVRKTSKDVEMMDRRKRSRDITKRSAKKKRQDTLALSESTRDLSNEEADGDDQEVLLLMEKDMDESKEGISIAEDNNKTENLFEQSNAQTSSGNPAQQADEPVIYRLSARGRPQLVHEGYVYNLTSRSEGLNRSHYRCAEQHRGCKGKCAVIAERFMPTGVHNHNHPPGYQSEHDYRKKKGLDVDAS, encoded by the exons ATGGCAAAAAATTCATTGTCAGAACAATTCTCCTTGAGATGGAACAATTTTTCTAGCAACTTGACATCTGGCTTTTTGACTCATCTTACTGAAAATGATTTAGTTGATGTCACCTTGGCTGTGGAGGGTCAGCTGTTGCAGGCACATAAACTTGTCTTGTCAGTGTGTAGTCCGtactttaaaaatatatttaag GAAAACCCTTGTCAACATCCAGTAATTATATTGAAAGACATAAAATACACCGAAATTGAATCATTGTTAAAGTTCATGTACCAAGGTGAAATAAACATAAAGCAGGAAGATTTGTCCACATTTTTAAAAGTGGCACAGACACTGCAAATTAGGGGACTTGCAACAGATGATGCAAGTACCACGAAATTATTTTCTAACTGCGACAATCAACAAAGCACTGATTCAGACACACAAAATGTTGCTCAAACGTATTTAAGTACTGTAAGAAAAACTTCTAAAGATGTAGAGATGATGGATAGAAGAAAGAGATCTCGTGATATCACAAAAAGGAGTGCCAAAAAGAAAAGACAAGATACTTTAGCTCTTTCAGAAAGTACTCGTGATTTGTCAAATGAGGAGGCAGATGGTGATGACCAGGAAGTTTTACTATTAATGGAAAAAGATATGGATGAATCCAAGGAAGGTATTTCTATTGCAGAGGATAATAATAAGACAGAGAACTTGTTTGAACAGAGTAATGCACAAACTTCAAGTGGGAATCCTGCACAACAAG cTGATGAACCAGTAATTTACAGGCTGTCTGCGCGGGGTCGACCGCAATTAGTGCACGAGGGCTACGTCTATAATTTAACATCTCGTTCAGAAGGTTTAAATAGATCTCATTATCGTTGCGCGGAACAGCATCGCGGATGTAAAGGTAAATGTGCGGTGATTGCGGAACGGTTTATGCCAACAGGTGTACATAATCATAATCATCCACCTGGATATCAATCGGAACACGACTACAGAAAAAAGAAAGGCTTGGACGTAGATGCATCTTAA
- the LOC117222385 gene encoding uncharacterized protein LOC117222385 isoform X2: MMWCFKVILLLVLLVICSRHLKNNVFNLSVRKFLNYDSFGTDSAFVTMVIMAKNSLSEQFSLRWNNFSSNLTSGFLTHLTENDLVDVTLAVEGQLLQAHKLVLSVCSPYFKNIFKENPCQHPVIILKDIKYTEIESLLKFMYQGEINIKQEDLSTFLKVAQTLQIRGLATDDASTTKLFSNCDNQQSTDSDTQNVAQTYLSTVRKTSKDVEMMDRRKRSRDITKRSAKKKRQDTLALSESTRDLSNEEADGDDQEVLLLMEKDMDESKEGISIAEDNNKTENLFEQSNAQTSSGNPAQQADEPVIYRLSARGRPQLVHEGYVYNLTSRSEGLNRSHYRCAEQHRGCKGKCAVIAERFMPTGVHNHNHPPGYQSEHDYRKKKGLDVDAS, from the exons ATGATGTGGTGTTTCAAAGTAATATTACTTTTAGTTTTATTGGTAATATGTTCGAGACATCTCAAAAACAATGTTTTTAATTTATCAGTCCGAAAATTTTTGAACTACGATTCCTTCGGTACCGATAGTGCGTTTGTCACGATG GTAATCATGGCAAAAAATTCATTGTCAGAACAATTCTCCTTGAGATGGAACAATTTTTCTAGCAACTTGACATCTGGCTTTTTGACTCATCTTACTGAAAATGATTTAGTTGATGTCACCTTGGCTGTGGAGGGTCAGCTGTTGCAGGCACATAAACTTGTCTTGTCAGTGTGTAGTCCGtactttaaaaatatatttaag GAAAACCCTTGTCAACATCCAGTAATTATATTGAAAGACATAAAATACACCGAAATTGAATCATTGTTAAAGTTCATGTACCAAGGTGAAATAAACATAAAGCAGGAAGATTTGTCCACATTTTTAAAAGTGGCACAGACACTGCAAATTAGGGGACTTGCAACAGATGATGCAAGTACCACGAAATTATTTTCTAACTGCGACAATCAACAAAGCACTGATTCAGACACACAAAATGTTGCTCAAACGTATTTAAGTACTGTAAGAAAAACTTCTAAAGATGTAGAGATGATGGATAGAAGAAAGAGATCTCGTGATATCACAAAAAGGAGTGCCAAAAAGAAAAGACAAGATACTTTAGCTCTTTCAGAAAGTACTCGTGATTTGTCAAATGAGGAGGCAGATGGTGATGACCAGGAAGTTTTACTATTAATGGAAAAAGATATGGATGAATCCAAGGAAGGTATTTCTATTGCAGAGGATAATAATAAGACAGAGAACTTGTTTGAACAGAGTAATGCACAAACTTCAAGTGGGAATCCTGCACAACAAG cTGATGAACCAGTAATTTACAGGCTGTCTGCGCGGGGTCGACCGCAATTAGTGCACGAGGGCTACGTCTATAATTTAACATCTCGTTCAGAAGGTTTAAATAGATCTCATTATCGTTGCGCGGAACAGCATCGCGGATGTAAAGGTAAATGTGCGGTGATTGCGGAACGGTTTATGCCAACAGGTGTACATAATCATAATCATCCACCTGGATATCAATCGGAACACGACTACAGAAAAAAGAAAGGCTTGGACGTAGATGCATCTTAA